The Cryptomeria japonica chromosome 6, Sugi_1.0, whole genome shotgun sequence genomic interval AGATAGATGCTAACAAGCATTCAGCTCATATCCTAGTTTAAGATACCTAGAAAACCCTAGGTTAAGTTCTAACGAACAAGCATTAAATGACTGACTATCAAGCCAGTCTATTCTTATTTTTATTGACTACAATATGATTCCGTACGATTCCTAACcttttcaccaaatctgaattcaaGTTTGAACATTATCCTCTAATATTGCATTAATATAATATTTTGGAACACTTTAAATCCTTCTATTCCTGTGTCACTATAATTAACTGCTGGTCTGGTTTTCAGTTTTATGATGCAGGATCACGTATAGTAAGGGGAAAGGGAGAATCTCAGAAAGAAGCTGCAAATGATATGTTGAAAGTATTGGAGGTCTTTGAAAGTAGGCTTAGGGAAAACGGAAAGCCTTACTTTGGAGGAGAGGAATTTGGTTTTGTGGACGTCGCTTTCATCCCGTTTACCAGTTGGttccatacatatcaaaatgtGGGTGAGTTTGAGATGGGATTAGAAGAGAATTTCCCATGCATGGATAAATGGGTGAAGAGATGCATGGAGAGGGAAAGCGTGAAAAAGGTTCTTCCTCCCCCTCCCAAGGTCTTAGACTATATC includes:
- the LOC131069966 gene encoding probable glutathione S-transferase, whose amino-acid sequence is MNPIYKKIPVLIHEEQPVVESLIILQYIDEAWPSPSSNKNLLPLKPYDRATARFWADFIDKKFYDAGSRIVRGKGESQKEAANDMLKVLEVFESRLRENGKPYFGGEEFGFVDVAFIPFTSWFHTYQNVGEFEMGLEENFPCMDKWVKRCMERESVKKVLPPPPKVLDYILHLRKQLGID